The nucleotide sequence CAGTTGTTCGTAGAGCACAGATACAAAAAGCAGAATACATTCAAGGTCTTAGAGATCAAGAAGAAATCTAAATTTTGTTTTATAAAATTAAAATCCCGCAATTTGCGGGATTTTTTTTGTTCAAATTTCAACAGACCTAAAACTTTGATACCTTTAGATTATGTTTTTAACAGAGTTTATTTCTTATCTAACCTTAGAGAAAAATTATTCTAAGCATACTACAAAGGCTTACGAGAATGATATTCTTGAATTTAGTGCTTTCTGTTTATCTAATTATGATATAAGCGATATTGATACTGTAGAGTATAGTGTTGTGCGATTTTGGGTTGTTGATTTATCTGAAAGAAAAATTAACAATAGATCTATTAATAGAAAAATAGCGTCATTAAAAGCTTATTTCAAGTTTCTTCAAAAAATTGAGGTAACTGAAATTAATCCATTGAGTAAGCATAGAGCATTGAAAACTGCAAAGAAAGTTGAGATTCCTTTTTCTGAGGTAGAAATGGAAAATGTGCTTTCGCAAATAGAATATACAGAAGATTTTGAGGGTATAAGAGATGAGTTGTTAATACATGTTCTGTATGTTACTGGTATGCGTAGGGCAGAGGTTATTGCCTTGAAAGTGTCAGATGTAGATTTTGAAACAATGACAATAAAAGTCTTAGGTAAGCGAAATAAAGAGAGAATTGTGCCTATGCTAGCTGAAACCAAAGAAAAATTTACACAATATTTATTAGATCGTAAAAGATTGAATGTGGTGGTCGACGATAAATTTATGTTCTTAACGAAATCAGGCAATAAATTGTATGAAACCCTTGTTTATAGATTAATAAAAAAGTACTTTAGAGAGGTGTCCTCAAAGGTAAAGACGAGTCCGCATATTCTTAGGCACACCTTTGCAACGCATCTTTTGAATAAGGGAGCAGATTTAAATGCTGTTAAAGAGTTGTTGGGTCATTCTAGTTTGGCGTCTACACAGGTGTATACCCATAACAGTATAGCAGAGTTGAAAAAGGTTCATGCAAAGGCTCATCCTAGGGGGAACAAATAATTATTGTAAAATCAGGCTAAATTCTTAAAGCCATAAATTTTCTGACTATGAAAGTAAATACGCAATCGGTAAATTTTAATGCAGACGATAAGTTGATTAATTTCCTTCAAAATAGACTTGATAAGGTGGAAACCTTTTATTCTAAGGTAATTAGCTCAGATGTTTATATGAAAGTGGAGAATACTAGTGCTAAAGAAAATAAAATAGTTGAGATTAAGATTACGGTTCCTAGAGATAAATTTGTAGTAAAAAAACAATGTAAATCATTTGAAGAGGCTGTAGACTCAGCTTGTAGTTCGCTGGAACGTAGGCTAATAAAACAAAAAGAGAAAATAAGATTACAAGCTTGATAAAAATTTTTCAAAATTTGTTTTGAATAAACAAAAAATACTATACATTTGCAGTCCGTTAGAAATAGCGGGCTTTTTTATGACAGAAATAGTTGTGAAATAAGCCGATGTAGCTCAGCTGGCTAGAGCAGCTGATTTGTAATCAGCAGGTCGTGGGTTCGAGTCCCTCCATCGGCTCTAAAGTTCTTTAAAATATTAGTTTGAGGGGAGATACTCAAGCGGCCAACGAGGGCAGACTGTAAATCTGCTGACTACGTCTTCGCAGGTTCGAATCCTGCTCTCCCCACAAAACTATTTTCTAGAGGATTTTATTGAAATATTGTAATATTATAAGCGGGAGTAGCTCAGTTGGTAGAGCGTCAGCCTTCCAAGCTGAATGTCGCCGGTTCGAACCCGGTCTCCCGCTCTATAAATTTGACA is from Maribacter aquivivus and encodes:
- the hpf gene encoding ribosome hibernation-promoting factor, HPF/YfiA family — protein: MKVNTQSVNFNADDKLINFLQNRLDKVETFYSKVISSDVYMKVENTSAKENKIVEIKITVPRDKFVVKKQCKSFEEAVDSACSSLERRLIKQKEKIRLQA
- a CDS encoding tyrosine-type recombinase/integrase, producing the protein MFLTEFISYLTLEKNYSKHTTKAYENDILEFSAFCLSNYDISDIDTVEYSVVRFWVVDLSERKINNRSINRKIASLKAYFKFLQKIEVTEINPLSKHRALKTAKKVEIPFSEVEMENVLSQIEYTEDFEGIRDELLIHVLYVTGMRRAEVIALKVSDVDFETMTIKVLGKRNKERIVPMLAETKEKFTQYLLDRKRLNVVVDDKFMFLTKSGNKLYETLVYRLIKKYFREVSSKVKTSPHILRHTFATHLLNKGADLNAVKELLGHSSLASTQVYTHNSIAELKKVHAKAHPRGNK